A genomic stretch from Lathyrus oleraceus cultivar Zhongwan6 chromosome 2, CAAS_Psat_ZW6_1.0, whole genome shotgun sequence includes:
- the LOC127117720 gene encoding uncharacterized protein LOC127117720 isoform X4, producing MENLTAAQSTRVCNVLALFQCVASHSDTKMLFIEAKIPLYLYPFLQTTNKLPQFEHLRLASLGVIGALVKVSTKEVITFLLSSEIIPLCLCNMKIGKEVSKMVATFIIQKVLEDDDGLAYICATVERFFAVARVLDMVLKSIEKQHAPRLLKLIISCYSRLSDNHRAGIALTSCLPNVLTNDTFNNYLREDPTTWRLVEHLYENIGMNHVPLVPGGK from the exons ATGGAAAATCTTACTGCTGCACAATCAACTCGAGTGTGCAATGTTCTTGCACTATTTCAG TGTGTGGCATCTCACTCTGATACAAAGATGTTATTTATCGAGG CTAAGATACCTTTGTATTTGTATCCCTTTCTTCAAACAACAAACAAGTTGCCACAATTTGAACATTTGAGGCTTGCTAGTCTTGGAGTCATTGGTGCACTTGTAAAG GTTAGCACTAAAGAAGTGATAACTTTCCTTCTTTCAAGCGAGATAATTCCTTTGTGTTTGTGCAATATGAAAATTGGAAAAGAAGTATCAAAAATG GTAGCAACATTCATAATTCAAAAAGTTTTGGAAGATGATGATGGCTTGGCTTATATCTGCGCTACAGTAGAACGATTTTTTGCAGTAGCACGTGTTTTGGACATGGTGTTGAAAAGTATTGAGAAACAACATGCACCTCGACTTTTGAAGCTCATAATCTCATGTTATTCTCGGCTATCAGATAATCACAG AGCTGGAATTGCACTAACAAGTTGTCTTCCAAATGTTTTAACAAATGACACTTTCAATAATTACCTTCGT GAAGATCCAACAACTTGGAGGTTGGTGGAGCATTTGTATGAGAACATAGGGATGAATCATGTTCCATTAGTACCAGGTGGAAAATGA